Genomic DNA from Deltaproteobacteria bacterium:
GGCTGCGACAGCAGAATTTCTTCAATTCCAGCGAGCATCTGTGCTGTCTGCCAACCATGAGGACCGGAGCCTACTTCCAGGTTCACGTCCGGCTCCGGTATAGGGAGCTCGTCAAAGAAGACTCTTGACATCTCGAGATCGTAGTGTTGGCCGGTATGGATGAGAAATTCTTCATGCCCAGCCCGTTTCAGGGCTTCACTGAGCTGGGCAGCCTTGATAAATTGCGGTCTAGCTCCCACGATGGTGATTACCTGCAGTGCTGTCATGATGAGCCAACCTTGAAGATCTTGTTACCCTGTCGATGGTATTTCAGAGCGCAAGCGGGGCAAGAGGCTTCGCTTGCAGCAAAGGTCAGTTTCTCTCCACATTTGCAAACCCAGCCAACAATTCTGGCGGGTACGCCGACTACCAGGGCGTGGTCCGGCACATCTCTGGTCACCACAGCCCCGGCCCCCACAAAGGCATGACGGCCTATGGTGGTGCCGCAGATTACCGTGCAGTTGGCGCCCAGAGTAGCCCCCTTTTTCACCAGAGTGGGCCGCAGTTCATGACGTCTGGGGATGTGAGCCCGTGGATTGTACACGTTGGTGAAGACCACAGAAGGTCCTAGAAACACTTCATCCTCTACAGTAACACCCTGGTAGACGGAGACATTATTTTGAATCTTGCAGCCGCTGCCAATGGTGACTCTGGGGCCAATCATGACGTTTTGGCCGATGGTGCAATTGCCGCCTATTCTGGAGCCTGCAAGTATATGGCAGAAGTGCCAGATTTTTGTTGCTGGGCCTATAGTCACCCCCTCGTCCACATATGCTGACTCATGTATAAACGGCTGGGCAGCAGCAACTTCAGAGGCATCTTTTGCTCTGGCAATGGGGGAACTTGCTGCCTCGGTGGCCAACGCCTTGCTTTGCTCCAGAGACACCTGGCTGCTGTTTTGGTTGAGGGATTCCTGAGAGGCTTCGAGCACGCGCAGGACTCGCAGCCCCTCTCTGCCGTCCGTACGTGCAGGTCTGCCGTTAGCGATGCAGTCCAGAAAATGGCGGCATTCCACAGCAAGAGGCTCTTGCATGTCCAGCGGCACGGCCTCGGCTTCTCCTTTGGCAGCAACGGGAAGCCGCTTTACCCACTTTATCTGATGTGGGTACAGGAGGAGCTTTTCTTCGCTGAGATCATCAAATACGGCCATTTTCCTGTCTCCGACAACAACCAGCTTCTGTTCCTTGAAGGGGTGCAGCCAGGAGACAAAAATGTGCGCCTTGACCCCTGTGCGAAAATCGAGTGTGGTCAGTGTGGTGTCTGGTATCTTCTCCTGCAAGTAGCTGCCTCCTGTAGCATGCACCGTGGCCGGCATTTCGTCCAGGAGCATGAGAATGACCGAAATGTCGTGAGGGGCAAAGCTCCACAGGATGTTTTCTTCTGCTCTGATCTTGCCTATATTCAGTCTCATGGAATAGAGATACTGAATCTTTCCCAGTTCCCCTGCATCAACCAGTTCTTTGAGTCTGACAACCGCCGGGTGATATTGCAGTACATGGCCAACCATGAGAATCAATTGTTTTTGCTCGGCAAGAACCACCAGCTGCCGGCCGTGTTCAGCGGTGAGCGACAGAGGTTTCTCCACCAGCACATGCTTGCCGGCCTTGAGGCCTTGGAGCGCCAGTTCGTAGTGAGTCTCTGCTGGAGAGGCGATCACCAGCGCGTCGACATGGTGGTTGCCATCAGAGAGGAGATCTCTGAAGTCGCGAACAGTATAAATTGAGGGGTACTTTTGTTGAAATTCGGTTAACACCTCTGGGTCAGAATCACATATGATAGTGAGAGCTCCAAGATTGTGAAAATTGCGGACGAGATTCTTGCCCCAGTAACCTGATCCAACAACTGCTACCCTGATCATAGCGTTCCTCTGAGAACTGCTGCAAAATATAGAGACAGTGCTATTTGCTAAAAAGCATTTTTTTTTGATTGCGGTGGGGCGTATCTGCCTATAGTCAACCTATCTGCTGCTAAATTTGCTGTATTCACCAGAGTCATGTTGCGCCTGCCGAAGTAAAACGCCTCGCATGATATCTATTCTTGTTCGATCAATATTCTTCAGGGCTCTGCAAGGTACTACAGCCTGTCTGGCTTCAATTCGCTCTTCGCTGATTTCAGCACTTCATTGATCCCCAGGTGCCAAGCTGCCAGCAGCCCCAGACACAGAGGGATGGCGGACCACACCAACCGGTCAATGGCGACAAATGCCACACAAACCGAGGCCGGCGTATCCAGGCGACCGAGCAAGCCAATGAGGGATGCATCTTTGATGCCAATGCCCATTGGCACAAAAGACAGGAGGCCGGCCAGATGTGAAGCACAGTAGACAAAGGTCATCTCGGCCATGTTGACAGTGGTTCCCAAGGCATGCAGGACAACCCAGGCAGTGAGCGGCAGAAGCAGGGTCTTGATTGCAGAGATAAGAATGGCCGCCAACATTGACAGCAGTGACAGCTTTCCAAGGTACGACAGAAAATTAGCAAGCCAGGCGGGACGTCCTGGACACAGTGATGACAGCTGCCTTGAAAGCGCGACGAGCATGGCAAAGCAAATAATGACGACAGAGCCGAGTATGAGCCCGAGGGAAGCAGAAAAATAGATAGCACCAGAGAGCGTCACAATTATAACGGCCATAACAAAGACATCTAGGCCCGTTGTAAGAACCACGCTGGCGGTACCAGCCGGGTAGGGAATTGCCAGGATACGCTTGAAAAGGTAGATTCTGAGAGGCATGCCGAGTTTCAACGGTCCGGCGTAATTGACAGAGTAAGAAGCGAACATTACTTGGCACAGCCTGAATAGGGATTTAACGGGGGCCATTTTGCTGATGATCAGATTAAAATAATAGATAGTAAGTAGTTGTACTAGGAGAAACAGGCAGAGTATCAATGACCATTTGTTTAATGAAACGAGTGCAAAGATATTTAAATCAAAGCTCGGCAAGAACTGGGCAATATAGATAGAAGCAGCGAGGAACAGAATGGCAGCAATTCCTATTCTTATAAGAGTATTCCAGTTGCGCACGTCTATAATGTCCGTAGTAGTCGGTAACGTCATCTGGCCACCTACATAATTTCTCCACTACGATTGAGATCTAGCCATGAAAAATTGATTTTTTGAAGGTAGGTGACTGTATTTTTCCTGTTGGCAACGAGATTGGTTGACAATCTCACAACACATTGCTAACATCCATATCCTGTTTGTCGAACAGAGAATCCTGCGCTTGTGCTGACAGCAGGCCTAAATTACTATATACATCAACTACGACGTCAATTTCTTGCTGAATCCTTCCTTTCTCGAGGATGGTCTGACGACCATTTTTTTTGAAACGTTGCCGTAAATCTTCGCTGCCAAGCAACATGGCAATTTTTTCCCCCAAATCAGATGCATCGCCTGTGTTGCTCAGTAGTCCATTGTGGCCGTCTTTGATTATTTCGGGCATGCCACCTGCTCGAGAAACTACTGCCGGTACACCACAACTGAGGGCTTCCAGCAAGGATACTGGCGTTCCCTCCCTCAGGCTGGGCAGCACGAATATGTCAGCCGCATTGTACCATAGGGGCATCTGCTGGTTTTCTTTGTGCCCCACGAAATGTACGGTCTTCTCTATGCCCAGGCGACGAGCTCTTGCCCGCAGCTCCTTTTGCAAGGGCCCGTCGCCCACCACATAGAGCTTGAGACTGGCATGATGATCTTTGACCCTTTTAAAGGCAGAGAGCAGCAGGTCAACTCCCTTCCAGCGACTGAGGGAGCCGACAAAAAGTGCAATAGTGTCATGACAGGGTAAGCCAAGTTGTTTTCGTGCCTCCCTCCGGGGGAGTGGTCTGAAATATTCCGTGTCCACACTGCAATTTCTCACAGTTATTTTCTCAGAAGGCACCTGAAACTCTTCCCTTAGAATCTTCGAGAGTTCATCGCTTACTGCGATGATATGGTCGGCTGCTCCGGTAGTCAAGGTGGTCAGCCAGTGCAGCCATGGCTCGAGGCGGGCATATCTTGTCATGTCAGAACCATGAGCGTGTATGACCACGGGGATTCGAAGAAGGCGGCCAACAACAGCACCAATCAGCCCTGTGGGAAGTACAAAATGTGCGTGTATCATCTGGGAACTGTTCTTACGTGCTACAAGCAGACAGGCCACCAGGGCAGAACACATATATGTAACCATACGCGCCATGGGGATCTTGTCATATTCGATCAGGAGTTTTTCCTCGGAGAGAAAAGGGAAGCGATATACTGGCACCCCGGCAAATACTTCGCAGCGTTTGCTTCTCTTGAACAGTCTTGGGGTCACCACCTTGACTCGATACCCACGTTCCATCAGTTTTTGGGCGGCACGCCAGACGAAAATCCCTCGATAGCTGCCTTGGTAGTCCGGAAAACTGCTAGTCAGAAAGCAGATATGGGGTTGCGTGGAGCGCTTCATGTCAAGTTTCCGGTAGGCACCCCTCAGGAGTGATGCTGTGACTCATTTCTTTTTTTCATAGTTAGCAAGTTTATCTGTCGCTGCAGCCTGTATATCTCATTTCTCAGGTGGTTGTTCTGGGCGGCCACAAAGGCAAATGAAAAGAACTGGCTACCCATTATGAGCAAGATTAGCATCAGTGGTATAAGAGGTCTTCCTGGGTTCAGGGTCCCAGCATACCTGAGCCAGACGATGTAG
This window encodes:
- a CDS encoding Gfo/Idh/MocA family oxidoreductase; translated protein: MIRVAVVGSGYWGKNLVRNFHNLGALTIICDSDPEVLTEFQQKYPSIYTVRDFRDLLSDGNHHVDALVIASPAETHYELALQGLKAGKHVLVEKPLSLTAEHGRQLVVLAEQKQLILMVGHVLQYHPAVVRLKELVDAGELGKIQYLYSMRLNIGKIRAEENILWSFAPHDISVILMLLDEMPATVHATGGSYLQEKIPDTTLTTLDFRTGVKAHIFVSWLHPFKEQKLVVVGDRKMAVFDDLSEEKLLLYPHQIKWVKRLPVAAKGEAEAVPLDMQEPLAVECRHFLDCIANGRPARTDGREGLRVLRVLEASQESLNQNSSQVSLEQSKALATEAASSPIARAKDASEVAAAQPFIHESAYVDEGVTIGPATKIWHFCHILAGSRIGGNCTIGQNVMIGPRVTIGSGCKIQNNVSVYQGVTVEDEVFLGPSVVFTNVYNPRAHIPRRHELRPTLVKKGATLGANCTVICGTTIGRHAFVGAGAVVTRDVPDHALVVGVPARIVGWVCKCGEKLTFAASEASCPACALKYHRQGNKIFKVGSS
- a CDS encoding flippase-like domain-containing protein, with the translated sequence MTLPTTTDIIDVRNWNTLIRIGIAAILFLAASIYIAQFLPSFDLNIFALVSLNKWSLILCLFLLVQLLTIYYFNLIISKMAPVKSLFRLCQVMFASYSVNYAGPLKLGMPLRIYLFKRILAIPYPAGTASVVLTTGLDVFVMAVIIVTLSGAIYFSASLGLILGSVVIICFAMLVALSRQLSSLCPGRPAWLANFLSYLGKLSLLSMLAAILISAIKTLLLPLTAWVVLHALGTTVNMAEMTFVYCASHLAGLLSFVPMGIGIKDASLIGLLGRLDTPASVCVAFVAIDRLVWSAIPLCLGLLAAWHLGINEVLKSAKSELKPDRL
- a CDS encoding glycosyltransferase family 4 protein: MKRSTQPHICFLTSSFPDYQGSYRGIFVWRAAQKLMERGYRVKVVTPRLFKRSKRCEVFAGVPVYRFPFLSEEKLLIEYDKIPMARMVTYMCSALVACLLVARKNSSQMIHAHFVLPTGLIGAVVGRLLRIPVVIHAHGSDMTRYARLEPWLHWLTTLTTGAADHIIAVSDELSKILREEFQVPSEKITVRNCSVDTEYFRPLPRREARKQLGLPCHDTIALFVGSLSRWKGVDLLLSAFKRVKDHHASLKLYVVGDGPLQKELRARARRLGIEKTVHFVGHKENQQMPLWYNAADIFVLPSLREGTPVSLLEALSCGVPAVVSRAGGMPEIIKDGHNGLLSNTGDASDLGEKIAMLLGSEDLRQRFKKNGRQTILEKGRIQQEIDVVVDVYSNLGLLSAQAQDSLFDKQDMDVSNVL